The nucleotide window TTTAGCAATCACACTTTCGGGAACCATATCTTCATTCATCCAAGAAGGGTTTTCCTCAATTGGTAAATCTTTTGGTTCTGCTCCACTTCTAGCTAACACTATCTGTTTCAAATATTGCCGATAAGCGTTGATTTCTGTAAGTGTCGTACAGGGTAATTCTACTAGGGATTGCCTTTCTTCTGCTTGTAAATGATGCCAATCTGGTAATTTTAATTTGACTCCACAAGTATCTAATTTGAGGCGTACTTGCATGGGAATACAACGAAGGGAATCAACAAAGTCGGCTTCAAACTGGAAAAAATCAGACATTTTTCTTGGCTATTTACTATGTTGCTAGCTACGATGCGATCGCCTGGTGCCCTCAAGTTCCTGATACTGTAGTATGAAAAGGAAAGTTGCCAGAATCAGCGATCGCTTTTTGATTTAATTGGCAAATTATCAGTTAAAGCTTTATCTTAAGATGAGCATCCTTGTCTAACTATAAATCATGTCTTTCGATCTGCCAGCCTTAAAAGAATTTATTAAAACATCTCCTGAAATTTTCCGATATTTATTGATTTGGGGCATTATATTTGCTGAATC belongs to Merismopedia glauca CCAP 1448/3 and includes:
- a CDS encoding nitrate reductase associated protein, producing the protein MSDFFQFEADFVDSLRCIPMQVRLKLDTCGVKLKLPDWHHLQAEERQSLVELPCTTLTEINAYRQYLKQIVLARSGAEPKDLPIEENPSWMNEDMVPESVIAKAQESNLEVTVEKWRNLLPVERFALIKLSRSSHENRNFLPAAKEFHLL